Genomic window (Psychromonas sp. L1A2):
ATAAGAGGCGATTTCATCATTGAACTCAAAATTTAACTCAAATTTCCCTTCCGAAAGAGGGTTGACATTAAGTTTAATTAATTGTGATTCAGCAACTGAAAAAGAAGATACAAATAGCAAAGCAACGCCGACACTCAACAATATTATTTGTTTAAGATTTCTAAATTTCATGTTTTCCATTTCATCCCTGATTAACTTCATTCCGATACTAATGTCATTTGAGTAACACGCTCTTCCCAACAACCATTTCTATCTGGTGCTAACTCTAATAAATCTATTTTATTTTTACTTATTTTTAGTACTTTTCCATAATTTAAACCAAGATAGTTACCGGGTCTAACTTTATGAACTTCACTACCTGAAACTTGAACAAGCGCCCAGAGCTCACCATTAATAGATAGTGTTCCTTTCATCTGTAATAATCCAAGAGAATACAATTCTAGGGCTTGTTTTTTACGGTCAAAATTAGGTTGCGGACAACTTTTAGGAGTATCCTTTACTTCTGTAACGACTTCAAGTTGTGGTTGCGAAAAAGGATTTCTTTCTCCTTCTTGCGTAAAATTAAGCGTATCAATTTTTTCCAGTGTAGGTACTTCATTTTTCACAGGGTAGACTTTAGATTTGGTATCCACAACAA
Coding sequences:
- a CDS encoding pilus assembly protein PilP; protein product: MKRLLPLSLVFLLFSCAEADLDDLEVFVVDTKSKVYPVKNEVPTLEKIDTLNFTQEGERNPFSQPQLEVVTEVKDTPKSCPQPNFDRKKQALELYSLGLLQMKGTLSINGELWALVQVSGSEVHKVRPGNYLGLNYGKVLKISKNKIDLLELAPDRNGCWEERVTQMTLVSE